In one window of Acidimicrobiia bacterium DNA:
- a CDS encoding cytochrome P450: MTDPIAIDPESPGLFTRPDYFELLARLRRDAPVYEYEPNAWTIARYDAVREISRDPERFCSGRGVLMNDPLRRGGEIHGSILHMDPPEHAPWRQLVNRRFTPRAVTTFSDRIHAAARAVLDDLDDIEPGTTVDFVDRVAAPFPVLVIAELLGIADADRDDFRRWSDAAISSTDTDAPALDDLAALYRFLVDHVRAKRGATPDDDPAREDIAARLANAEIDGRRLSTAEAVGYCLALLVAGNETTRHLVSGSVLALSEHPDQRDALASDPSGMERAVEECLRWVTPIQSFGRTVTLDTEIDGTRVKRGDWLVMLYASANRDERTFGERADRFDVTRPVESSHVAFGFGEHLCLGAALARLEARVLLTEMLTRFPRLEVDGEPRWTESTLVRGMERLPVALR, encoded by the coding sequence ATGACCGACCCGATCGCGATCGACCCCGAGTCGCCCGGGCTCTTCACGCGTCCCGACTACTTCGAGCTGCTCGCGCGCTTGCGCCGGGACGCGCCCGTCTACGAGTACGAGCCCAACGCGTGGACGATCGCGCGCTACGACGCGGTGCGCGAGATCAGTCGCGATCCCGAGCGGTTCTGCTCGGGCCGCGGCGTGCTGATGAACGACCCGTTGCGGCGCGGCGGCGAGATCCACGGCTCGATCCTCCACATGGATCCACCCGAGCATGCGCCGTGGCGCCAGCTCGTGAACCGGCGCTTCACGCCGCGCGCGGTCACGACGTTCAGCGATCGAATCCACGCGGCGGCGCGCGCGGTGCTCGACGATCTCGACGACATCGAGCCCGGCACGACCGTCGACTTCGTCGATCGGGTCGCCGCGCCGTTCCCGGTGCTCGTGATCGCCGAGTTGCTCGGGATCGCCGACGCGGATCGCGACGACTTCCGGCGCTGGTCCGATGCGGCGATCTCGTCGACCGACACCGACGCGCCTGCGCTCGACGATCTCGCCGCGCTCTATCGCTTCCTCGTCGACCACGTCCGCGCGAAGCGCGGCGCGACGCCGGACGACGATCCCGCGCGCGAGGACATCGCGGCGCGGCTCGCGAACGCCGAGATCGACGGCCGTCGGCTCTCGACCGCGGAGGCCGTCGGCTACTGCCTCGCGTTGCTCGTCGCGGGGAACGAGACCACGCGCCATCTCGTGTCGGGCAGCGTGCTCGCGCTGTCGGAGCATCCCGACCAGCGCGACGCGCTCGCGTCCGACCCGAGTGGCATGGAGCGCGCGGTCGAGGAGTGCCTGCGCTGGGTCACGCCGATCCAGTCCTTCGGCCGTACGGTCACGCTCGACACCGAGATCGACGGCACGCGCGTGAAACGGGGCGACTGGCTCGTGATGCTCTATGCGTCGGCGAACCGCGACGAGCGGACCTTCGGCGAGCGCGCCGACCGGTTCGACGTGACGCGCCCGGTCGAGTCCTCGCACGTCGCGTTCGGCTTCGGGGAGCACCTCTGCCTCGGTGCTGCGCTCGCGCGGCTCGAGGCCCGGGTGCTGCTCACCGAGATGCTCACGCGGTTCCCGCGCCTCGAAGTGGACGGCGAGCCCCGCTGGACGGAGTCGACGCTGGTGCGCGGCATGGAACGACTGCCGGTCGCGCTGCGGTGA
- a CDS encoding phosphotransferase family protein, protein MTTIGRRDDDALARGITSWCAQQWPGAAIARVTFDRPNAGWSNETLLVTTGVTDGPPARFVVRLPPLVPTWPEYDLQAQAALLDALQGELPVPRVLAFEADEQWLGAPFLVMTHESGTAGPEVPAFDAAIMDVSREAQRALHETFVETLARIHRIDWGVHELDAVVRGGDESSAPEVEWWREYVDWAADGSPTPALRDAITWCAASVPADEPPASLCWGDARIGNVLFGPDREVTSVLDWELATIGSAESDLAWYLVLDEVMTKFVKKTVPGFLDRAAFVAHYERALGRAVRDLEWHEIFALARSVAINERQARLAAEAGVSYPGVAGPDNPVLRILTRKIDRF, encoded by the coding sequence ATGACAACCATCGGCCGTCGGGACGACGACGCGCTCGCCCGCGGCATCACGTCGTGGTGCGCGCAGCAATGGCCGGGCGCGGCGATCGCGCGCGTCACGTTCGACCGGCCGAACGCGGGCTGGTCGAACGAGACGCTGCTCGTGACGACCGGCGTGACCGACGGGCCTCCCGCCCGCTTCGTCGTACGGTTGCCGCCGCTCGTTCCCACCTGGCCGGAGTACGACCTGCAGGCGCAGGCGGCGCTGCTCGATGCGCTGCAGGGCGAACTGCCCGTGCCGCGCGTGCTCGCGTTCGAAGCCGACGAGCAGTGGCTCGGCGCGCCGTTCCTCGTGATGACGCACGAGTCGGGAACCGCGGGGCCCGAGGTCCCGGCGTTCGACGCCGCGATCATGGACGTGTCGCGCGAAGCGCAACGCGCGCTGCACGAGACGTTCGTCGAGACACTCGCGCGCATTCATCGCATCGACTGGGGCGTGCACGAGCTCGACGCGGTCGTGCGCGGTGGCGATGAGTCGAGCGCGCCCGAAGTCGAATGGTGGCGCGAGTACGTCGACTGGGCCGCCGACGGCTCGCCGACTCCGGCGCTGCGCGACGCGATCACGTGGTGCGCGGCGAGCGTGCCCGCCGACGAGCCGCCCGCGTCGCTCTGCTGGGGCGACGCGCGCATCGGCAACGTCCTCTTCGGCCCGGATCGTGAAGTCACGTCGGTGCTCGACTGGGAGCTCGCGACGATCGGGTCCGCCGAGAGCGACCTCGCGTGGTACCTCGTGCTCGACGAGGTGATGACGAAGTTCGTGAAGAAGACGGTCCCCGGCTTTCTCGACCGCGCCGCGTTCGTCGCGCACTACGAACGCGCGCTCGGCCGCGCGGTCCGCGACCTCGAGTGGCACGAGATCTTCGCCCTCGCGCGCTCGGTCGCCATCAACGAGCGCCAGGCCCGACTCGCCGCCGAGGCCGGCGTCTCCTATCCGGGCGTCGCCGGCCCCGACAACCCGGTCCTGCGCATCCTCACCCGCAAGATCGACCGCTTTTAG